In a genomic window of Holophagaceae bacterium:
- a CDS encoding UDP-glucose/GDP-mannose dehydrogenase family protein has translation MRVIVIGSGYVGLVAAACFAEAGHTVLGVDVDEGKVARLRKGEVPIFEPGLDELFNRHLAGGTLAFSTDLKDGIAGADAAFICVGTPQSEDGSADLRFVLQVAAQIGSALDLRPKDARPLIVVDKSTVPVGTAARVSALIAGTGTDRAFEVVSNPEFLREGSAIHDFLEPDRVVVGCATDFAEGVMKALYSPFLESSGGKWFRMDPASAELTKYAANAMLALRISFINEIAGLCEAIGADVDHVKIAIGADHRIGPAFLNPGPGFGGSCFPKDLQALLKTGREHGHPLMALSATVEANRHQKQVLASKIRKHFDVVGGAPSPLAGRHFALWGLAFKAHTDDIRESMSIELIDSLLALGATVAVHDFEAVPAVKAKIGDRVTYADDPISCCEGADALLIATEWPQYKAADLDAAARKLKAKIMFDGRNLFRPEAMKADGWVYHSIGRRSVG, from the coding sequence ATGCGCGTAATTGTCATTGGATCGGGATACGTGGGCCTCGTGGCCGCCGCCTGCTTCGCGGAAGCCGGCCATACCGTGCTGGGCGTGGACGTGGACGAGGGCAAGGTCGCCCGGTTGCGGAAAGGCGAGGTTCCGATTTTTGAACCGGGCCTCGATGAACTATTCAACCGCCATCTGGCCGGCGGAACACTGGCCTTCAGCACCGATCTGAAGGATGGCATCGCCGGCGCGGATGCAGCCTTCATCTGCGTGGGCACCCCCCAGAGCGAGGACGGGAGCGCGGACCTGCGCTTCGTGCTGCAGGTGGCCGCCCAGATCGGCTCGGCCCTGGATCTCCGCCCGAAGGACGCCCGGCCGCTCATCGTCGTGGACAAGAGCACGGTGCCCGTGGGAACCGCAGCCCGGGTTTCTGCCCTCATCGCCGGGACGGGAACGGATCGGGCCTTCGAGGTGGTGAGCAATCCGGAATTCCTCCGGGAAGGCAGCGCCATCCACGATTTCCTGGAGCCCGACCGGGTGGTGGTGGGCTGCGCCACCGATTTCGCCGAAGGCGTGATGAAGGCGCTTTACAGCCCCTTCCTGGAATCCTCCGGCGGCAAGTGGTTCCGCATGGACCCCGCCTCCGCTGAACTCACGAAATACGCCGCCAACGCCATGCTCGCCCTGCGCATCAGCTTCATCAATGAGATCGCCGGACTTTGCGAAGCCATCGGCGCCGATGTGGACCACGTGAAAATCGCCATCGGGGCCGACCATCGCATCGGCCCGGCCTTCCTCAATCCTGGTCCCGGCTTCGGCGGCTCCTGCTTCCCGAAAGACCTGCAGGCCCTGCTCAAGACCGGCCGGGAGCACGGGCACCCATTGATGGCGCTTTCGGCGACCGTGGAAGCCAACCGCCACCAGAAGCAGGTGCTGGCTTCCAAGATCCGCAAACACTTCGATGTGGTGGGCGGCGCCCCATCGCCGCTGGCGGGCCGCCATTTCGCGCTGTGGGGCCTGGCCTTCAAGGCGCATACCGACGACATCCGGGAGTCCATGAGCATCGAGCTGATCGATAGCCTCCTGGCCTTGGGCGCCACCGTCGCCGTGCATGATTTCGAAGCCGTGCCCGCAGTGAAGGCCAAGATCGGCGACCGGGTGACCTATGCGGACGATCCCATTTCCTGCTGCGAAGGCGCCGACGCCCTGCTCATCGCCACGGAGTGGCCCCAGTACAAGGCCGCGGACCTGGATGCCGCGGCGCGCAAGCTCAAGGCCAAGATCATGTTCGATGGCCGCAACCTCTTCCGCCCCGAGGCCATGAAGGCCGACGGGTGGGTTTACCATTCCATCGGTAGGAGAAGCGTCGGATGA
- the nadB gene encoding L-aspartate oxidase, producing the protein MITCDVLVLGAGIAGCVSALRAAELGADVVLVAKDELGLTNTSWAQGGIVGLPGSHEDDSPALLASDIEAAGAGLCRPEAVRLLAEEGPQLCRDFLWSRLGVPFDQNAEGEPDPTREAAHSAKRIFHAKDATGLAIQRALNEAVGLHPRIRVIENRMLVDLLTLPHHAADPLQVYDPLQVWGGYLFNEKDGAVTAAVAKRTVLATGGLGYLYLHTTNPSSATGDGLAAAYRATARIVNCEYIQFHPTALYVPGKPRMLLTEALRGEGALLVNRKGERFMEKYAPDQMELAPRDVVSRAIFQELAMSGEASVYLDLRPLQARLDIMQHFPTVYAACMAEALDPLRQPIPVVPAAHYFCGGVLVDLDGRTSLPGLYAAGEVACTGLHGANRLASTSLLEGLLWGHRAAEAIAGELPGIKAPEARQFAAWQPPVESEEPDPLLVDQDWSLIRATLWNYAGIVRNGARLERGRADMGYLYHRIERFYREAPLSRRIIELRSAIICARLILKAALLNRESRGCHYRVD; encoded by the coding sequence ATGATCACGTGCGATGTGCTGGTGTTAGGCGCGGGCATCGCAGGTTGCGTATCGGCGCTGCGGGCCGCGGAGCTGGGCGCGGACGTGGTGCTGGTGGCCAAGGACGAGCTGGGCCTGACCAACACTTCCTGGGCTCAAGGGGGCATCGTCGGGCTCCCAGGCAGCCACGAAGACGATTCGCCTGCGCTGCTCGCCTCGGACATCGAAGCGGCCGGCGCGGGGCTGTGCCGCCCCGAGGCGGTGCGCCTGCTGGCGGAAGAAGGCCCCCAGCTTTGCAGGGACTTCCTTTGGAGCCGGCTGGGCGTGCCCTTCGACCAGAACGCCGAGGGCGAGCCGGATCCCACCCGGGAGGCCGCCCATAGCGCCAAGCGCATCTTCCACGCGAAGGATGCGACCGGCCTGGCCATCCAGCGCGCGCTCAATGAGGCCGTGGGCCTGCATCCGCGTATCCGCGTGATCGAGAACCGCATGCTGGTGGATCTGCTCACGCTGCCCCACCATGCGGCGGATCCGCTCCAGGTCTATGATCCGCTGCAGGTGTGGGGGGGCTACCTTTTCAACGAAAAAGATGGAGCGGTGACCGCCGCGGTGGCCAAACGGACCGTGCTCGCGACCGGAGGGCTGGGCTACCTCTACCTGCACACGACGAATCCCTCCTCCGCCACCGGGGATGGCCTGGCGGCCGCCTACCGCGCCACCGCGCGCATCGTGAATTGCGAATACATCCAATTCCATCCGACGGCGCTCTACGTGCCGGGCAAACCCCGGATGCTCTTGACGGAGGCCCTCCGTGGCGAGGGGGCCCTCCTCGTGAACCGCAAGGGCGAGCGGTTCATGGAGAAGTACGCGCCGGACCAGATGGAGCTGGCGCCCCGCGACGTGGTCAGCCGGGCCATCTTCCAGGAACTGGCCATGAGCGGAGAGGCTTCAGTTTATTTGGATCTGAGACCCTTGCAGGCCAGGCTCGACATCATGCAGCACTTCCCCACGGTCTACGCAGCCTGCATGGCGGAGGCGCTGGATCCCCTGAGACAGCCCATCCCGGTGGTGCCCGCGGCGCACTATTTCTGCGGCGGCGTGCTGGTGGACCTGGACGGCCGCACGAGCCTGCCGGGCCTCTACGCCGCCGGCGAAGTGGCCTGCACGGGTCTGCACGGCGCCAATCGTCTGGCTTCCACCTCGCTGCTGGAAGGACTGCTCTGGGGCCACCGCGCCGCCGAGGCCATCGCCGGCGAGTTGCCTGGGATCAAGGCCCCGGAGGCACGCCAATTCGCCGCCTGGCAGCCTCCGGTCGAATCCGAGGAACCCGATCCCCTGCTTGTGGATCAGGACTGGAGCCTCATCCGCGCGACGCTGTGGAATTATGCCGGCATCGTCCGCAACGGTGCGCGCCTGGAACGCGGCCGGGCGGACATGGGCTACCTCTACCACCGCATCGAGCGCTTCTACCGCGAAGCGCCCCTCTCCCGGCGGATCATCGAACTGCGCAGCGCCATCATCTGCGCCCGGCTGATCCTGAAAGCCGCGCTCCTCAATCGGGAGAGCCGCGGCTGCCACTACCGGGTGGATTGA
- the yaaA gene encoding peroxide stress protein YaaA: MKPLVLLAPSEEKASGGHTGKLSETPAQKWVREMLVELVVHGGPDACAKAFAVKGALLGQAREEALALRHPVPLMAALERYQGVAFGALAAATLPREAWKQVFILSNLRGLVRGDEMVPPYKLKLDAIPRLKAHWRMHLGPLLATIPEGPLWELLPGAHAELLKEWERPRHTLDIAAEDGRAISHFSKLYRGRVARWILEHGQGEPAKVARGRIPGCRWERPQENAKGGKMLRLIVLHGAGA, encoded by the coding sequence GTGAAGCCACTGGTACTGCTGGCGCCATCGGAAGAGAAGGCAAGCGGCGGACATACCGGAAAACTGAGCGAGACCCCCGCCCAGAAGTGGGTGCGGGAGATGCTGGTGGAACTGGTGGTCCATGGCGGTCCGGATGCCTGCGCCAAGGCCTTTGCCGTGAAAGGCGCCCTGCTCGGCCAGGCCCGCGAAGAGGCCCTGGCCCTGCGCCATCCGGTGCCCCTGATGGCTGCGCTGGAGCGCTACCAGGGCGTCGCCTTCGGCGCCTTGGCTGCCGCGACCTTGCCTCGGGAAGCATGGAAGCAGGTCTTCATCCTCTCGAATCTCCGCGGACTGGTGCGTGGCGATGAGATGGTGCCCCCCTACAAGTTGAAGCTGGATGCGATCCCGAGGCTCAAGGCCCATTGGCGCATGCACCTGGGCCCGCTGCTGGCCACGATTCCCGAAGGCCCACTCTGGGAGCTGCTGCCGGGGGCGCACGCCGAACTGCTGAAGGAGTGGGAACGCCCGCGGCACACGCTTGACATCGCGGCTGAGGACGGGAGGGCCATCAGCCATTTCTCGAAGCTGTACCGCGGCCGCGTGGCGAGGTGGATCCTGGAACACGGGCAAGGGGAACCCGCCAAAGTGGCGCGCGGGAGGATTCCAGGGTGCCGTTGGGAGCGGCCCCAGGAGAATGCCAAGGGCGGGAAAATGCTGAGGCTGATCGTGCTTCATGGGGCCGGGGCGTGA
- a CDS encoding phosphatidate cytidylyltransferase yields the protein MSWSNLPEPLRYAILGVGSILVAASLLVASLAVLRPTKDFSELKLRVRTWWIMSAVFLGALAFNRIGILCFFAFLSFLALKEFLSMIPTRRADRRVLFWAYLAIPLQYLWIGMDWYGMFLVFIPVYMFLFLAMRTVLIQETDGFLKAVGTLHWGLMVSVYALSHGAWLALLKPTYGVHGGGLGLLLMLVFLTQFNDVSQYIWGRTLGRTPALPKVSPKKTLEGLLGGVATTVTLAVLLAPRFTLLTKSESLMAGLIIGFGGFIGDVVISAVKRDLHLKDSGQLLPGHGGILDRVDSLFFTTPLFFHFVKYLDRF from the coding sequence ATGAGCTGGTCGAACCTTCCGGAACCCTTGCGGTACGCCATTCTTGGCGTGGGCTCCATTCTGGTGGCGGCTTCGCTGCTGGTGGCATCGCTGGCGGTCCTGAGACCCACCAAGGATTTCTCGGAACTGAAATTGCGGGTGCGCACCTGGTGGATCATGAGCGCGGTGTTCCTGGGGGCGCTGGCGTTCAACCGCATCGGAATCCTCTGCTTCTTCGCGTTCCTGAGCTTCCTGGCCCTGAAGGAATTCCTGAGCATGATCCCCACGCGCCGCGCGGACCGCCGCGTGCTGTTCTGGGCCTACCTCGCCATCCCCCTGCAGTACCTGTGGATCGGCATGGACTGGTACGGCATGTTCCTGGTGTTCATCCCGGTCTACATGTTCTTGTTCCTGGCCATGCGCACGGTGCTCATCCAGGAGACCGACGGCTTTCTGAAGGCGGTGGGCACCCTGCATTGGGGCCTGATGGTCTCGGTCTACGCCCTGAGCCACGGGGCCTGGCTGGCGCTGCTGAAACCCACCTACGGCGTTCACGGTGGCGGACTGGGCCTGCTGCTGATGCTTGTCTTCCTGACGCAGTTCAACGACGTGTCCCAGTACATCTGGGGCCGGACGCTGGGCCGAACCCCCGCGTTGCCCAAGGTGAGCCCCAAGAAGACCCTGGAAGGGCTGCTGGGCGGCGTGGCCACCACGGTCACGCTTGCGGTGCTGCTGGCTCCGCGCTTCACGCTCCTGACGAAGTCTGAAAGCCTGATGGCGGGGCTCATCATCGGGTTTGGCGGCTTCATCGGGGACGTGGTGATCTCGGCGGTGAAGCGGGACTTGCATCTCAAGGACAGCGGCCAGCTACTTCCGGGCCATGGCGGAATTCTCGACCGCGTGGACAGTTTGTTCTTTACCACGCCCCTCTTCTTCCATTTTGTGAAGTACCTCGACCGGTTCTGA
- a CDS encoding MotA/TolQ/ExbB proton channel family protein — protein MFAMALLEGNGINLWEVVLHGGPVAKLVLLLLVFFSVVSWVVIILKGLLISRSRRATESFRAAFRRTNDWRELKQQAGFFTMSPLLGLFNAGYTEVTYQLRTPAAGGRAYIRSMEAVERSLTRASVVEMGRMERHLGILATIAAVSPFVGLLGTVWGIIYAFQGIGATGNANLATVAPGISEALVATAIGLFAAIPALMAYNFFQGQLKQWQTELDDFSLEFISLSERNFT, from the coding sequence ATGTTCGCAATGGCCTTGCTGGAAGGCAATGGGATCAATCTGTGGGAAGTGGTGCTCCACGGCGGGCCCGTGGCCAAATTGGTGCTGTTGCTTCTGGTCTTCTTCTCGGTCGTTTCATGGGTCGTGATCATCCTGAAGGGACTGCTCATTTCCAGAAGCCGCCGGGCCACCGAATCCTTCCGCGCCGCATTCCGGCGCACCAATGACTGGCGGGAGCTGAAGCAGCAGGCGGGTTTCTTCACCATGAGTCCCCTGCTCGGCCTCTTCAATGCCGGCTATACCGAGGTGACCTACCAGCTCCGCACACCGGCCGCGGGCGGCCGGGCCTACATCCGCAGCATGGAAGCCGTGGAGCGCAGCCTCACCCGCGCCTCGGTGGTCGAAATGGGCCGCATGGAACGCCACCTGGGGATCCTGGCCACCATCGCCGCCGTGAGCCCCTTCGTCGGCCTCCTTGGAACGGTCTGGGGCATCATCTATGCCTTCCAGGGCATCGGCGCCACGGGCAACGCGAATCTCGCGACGGTGGCGCCGGGCATTTCTGAGGCCCTCGTGGCCACCGCCATCGGCCTGTTCGCGGCCATCCCGGCGCTCATGGCCTACAACTTCTTCCAGGGCCAGCTCAAGCAGTGGCAGACCGAGCTGGATGATTTCTCCCTGGAATTCATCAGCCTTTCCGAGCGGAATTTCACGTGA
- a CDS encoding CDP-alcohol phosphatidyltransferase family protein: MPSVYDLKPAFQGLLRPLLRRMAGIGVTANQVTLAALLMSFATGAVILWRPAPRTLLLLPAALFLRMALNAMDGMLAREFDQKSRLGALLNELGDVVSDTAIYLPLALVPGFPVWLVFGIVLLSALSEMTGVLGLMVGASRRYDGPMGKSDRAFVFGALGLGLGFGVKAGPWLAWLLAIVLALLLATVFNRARRALKEQA, encoded by the coding sequence ATGCCGAGCGTCTACGATCTAAAACCCGCCTTCCAGGGCCTGCTGCGTCCGCTGTTGCGGCGCATGGCGGGCATCGGCGTGACCGCGAACCAGGTGACACTGGCAGCGCTGTTGATGTCCTTCGCCACGGGCGCGGTGATCCTATGGCGGCCAGCGCCCCGCACGCTCCTGCTTCTGCCTGCGGCGCTCTTCCTGCGCATGGCCCTCAATGCCATGGACGGGATGCTGGCACGGGAATTCGACCAGAAATCCCGCCTGGGCGCGCTCCTTAACGAGCTGGGCGATGTGGTGTCGGATACCGCCATCTACCTTCCGCTGGCGCTGGTGCCGGGGTTCCCGGTCTGGCTGGTGTTCGGCATTGTGCTGCTTTCGGCGCTTTCCGAGATGACGGGCGTGCTGGGCCTCATGGTCGGCGCCAGCCGGCGCTATGACGGCCCCATGGGCAAGAGCGACCGGGCCTTTGTTTTCGGGGCGCTGGGCCTGGGCCTTGGTTTTGGCGTGAAAGCCGGGCCTTGGCTGGCGTGGCTTCTCGCGATCGTGCTGGCCCTGCTCCTGGCCACGGTCTTCAACCGCGCGCGCCGGGCCTTGAAGGAGCAAGCATGA
- a CDS encoding DUF3473 domain-containing protein has protein sequence MTQPLLPLSLDWEDWFQLCCPPFDGQDALDRFEDRLEKATDLALQLCAETGAKGTWFCLADQAKRHPALLRRIISGGHRVGLHGLTHQRAFTMDRADFRQSLADGKALLEDLSGVRVLGFRAPEWSLREGALEYWQELPALGFTFDSSRAPLKVLGDPSWPRRPYRLAHGLWELPPPVLGLGPVTVPLWGWAMRLLPESILLAELNALQAGNAGTPLVLHPWELDEGQPLLPQASLGHRFAHRAGLRGYGRRLRKLWSGLRLVPLESWIEGRELAEVRESELVLREAHT, from the coding sequence GTGACCCAGCCCTTGCTGCCGCTTTCCCTGGATTGGGAGGACTGGTTCCAGCTCTGTTGCCCGCCCTTTGACGGCCAGGATGCCCTGGATCGGTTCGAGGACCGCCTGGAGAAGGCCACGGATCTGGCCTTGCAGCTCTGTGCCGAGACGGGAGCCAAGGGAACCTGGTTCTGCCTCGCCGACCAGGCGAAACGCCATCCAGCCCTGTTGCGCCGCATCATCTCGGGCGGCCATCGGGTCGGCCTGCACGGCCTCACGCACCAGCGCGCCTTCACCATGGATCGGGCGGACTTCCGGCAATCCCTGGCGGACGGCAAGGCCCTTCTCGAAGATCTCTCGGGTGTCCGGGTATTGGGCTTCCGCGCGCCGGAATGGAGCCTTCGGGAGGGGGCCCTCGAGTATTGGCAGGAACTGCCGGCGCTCGGGTTCACGTTCGATTCCAGCCGCGCGCCCCTCAAGGTCTTAGGAGATCCTTCCTGGCCGCGGCGTCCCTATCGCCTCGCCCACGGGCTTTGGGAATTGCCGCCGCCAGTGCTGGGCCTCGGTCCAGTGACCGTGCCGCTCTGGGGATGGGCCATGCGCCTGTTGCCGGAATCCATTCTGTTGGCGGAACTCAACGCCTTGCAGGCCGGAAATGCCGGCACGCCCCTGGTCCTGCATCCCTGGGAGCTGGACGAAGGCCAGCCCTTGCTCCCCCAGGCCTCCCTCGGCCATCGCTTCGCCCATCGCGCGGGACTGCGGGGTTATGGGCGGCGGCTGAGGAAGCTCTGGTCCGGCCTGCGGTTGGTGCCGCTGGAGTCCTGGATCGAAGGCAGGGAGTTGGCCGAGGTCCGGGAGTCGGAGCTGGTGCTGCGGGAAGCGCACACGTGA
- the tatC gene encoding twin-arginine translocase subunit TatC produces the protein MSFWEHLQELRMRIVRSLLIVIAAFAFTYGFPFGYKGIPPLRFKLLEWAEKPFLDAMARQLHRPVSELVGPNAPFAFTDLTEPFISLMRLSLWAAAFLAAPFLFYQLWAFIRPGLYDREKRLAIPFVVATSGCFIGGAVFAYYQAFKFLGDILFQEAAQAGLRANLHVADYLDLFISTVLITGIMFELPVLFYFLARFRIVTARWMLKYWRHATILILVFSAFFTPGDVILTTVFFTAVLLSLYFISILVAWVAEPRKQKHDGLEPR, from the coding sequence ATGAGTTTCTGGGAGCATCTGCAGGAATTGCGGATGCGGATCGTGCGTTCCCTGCTCATCGTCATCGCGGCCTTCGCGTTCACCTATGGCTTTCCATTCGGCTACAAAGGCATCCCGCCCCTGCGCTTCAAGCTGCTGGAATGGGCGGAAAAACCCTTCCTGGATGCCATGGCGAGGCAACTGCACCGCCCGGTTTCCGAATTGGTCGGGCCCAACGCGCCCTTCGCTTTCACGGATCTGACCGAGCCCTTCATCTCGCTGATGCGGCTCTCGCTATGGGCGGCGGCCTTCCTGGCGGCGCCATTCCTTTTCTACCAACTGTGGGCCTTCATCCGTCCGGGGCTCTATGACCGCGAGAAGCGCCTGGCCATCCCCTTCGTGGTGGCCACCAGCGGATGTTTCATCGGCGGCGCCGTGTTCGCCTACTACCAGGCGTTCAAGTTCCTGGGCGACATCCTGTTCCAGGAGGCCGCACAGGCGGGCCTGCGGGCCAATCTCCACGTGGCCGACTACCTGGACCTGTTCATCAGCACCGTGCTCATCACCGGCATCATGTTCGAACTGCCGGTGCTGTTCTATTTCCTGGCGCGGTTCCGGATCGTCACGGCCCGCTGGATGCTCAAATACTGGCGCCATGCCACCATTCTGATACTCGTGTTCAGCGCCTTCTTCACGCCCGGCGACGTGATCCTCACCACCGTGTTCTTCACTGCGGTCCTGCTCAGCCTCTACTTCATCTCGATCCTGGTGGCCTGGGTCGCCGAACCGAGAAAACAGAAGCATGATGGCCTCGAGCCGCGATGA
- a CDS encoding DUF309 domain-containing protein, whose product MDGSYGLKAGVALFNSALYHETHDALEALWKDAQGPLREGLQGLILMAAGYHHLQLHNRSGMKAVWEESFHRLDGSGGLLDTPWGRVDHRDAIERTRERMACIHSGTEDFEPLWALPVPRWEIP is encoded by the coding sequence ATGGATGGAAGCTATGGGTTGAAGGCCGGGGTGGCGCTGTTCAACAGCGCGCTCTACCACGAGACCCACGACGCGCTGGAGGCGCTCTGGAAGGATGCGCAGGGCCCGCTGCGGGAAGGCTTGCAGGGGCTCATCCTGATGGCCGCGGGCTACCACCATCTCCAACTCCACAACCGGAGCGGAATGAAGGCCGTATGGGAGGAATCCTTCCACCGCCTGGATGGATCTGGCGGACTGCTGGACACGCCCTGGGGCAGGGTGGATCATCGCGATGCGATCGAGCGCACAAGGGAGCGCATGGCCTGCATCCATTCCGGGACCGAAGATTTCGAGCCGCTCTGGGCCCTGCCCGTGCCGCGATGGGAGATTCCATGA
- the rpsO gene encoding 30S ribosomal protein S15: protein MALTLDQKTIIIEDYKQHATDTGSPEVQVALLTKRINDLTEHFKVHSKDYHSRRGLMIMVGQRRRLLDYLKRKDKARYATVIERLGLRR, encoded by the coding sequence ATGGCCCTCACGCTGGATCAGAAGACCATCATCATCGAGGACTACAAGCAGCACGCCACGGACACGGGTTCGCCCGAAGTCCAGGTGGCCCTGCTGACCAAGCGCATCAACGATCTCACCGAGCATTTCAAGGTCCACTCCAAGGACTACCACAGCCGCCGCGGCTTGATGATCATGGTGGGCCAGCGCCGCCGCCTTCTCGATTACCTGAAGCGCAAGGACAAGGCCCGCTACGCCACAGTCATCGAACGCCTCGGACTGCGCCGCTAG
- a CDS encoding 1-acyl-sn-glycerol-3-phosphate acyltransferase: protein MLRWCFYALLVRPLTWIVLGLNVRHRERLPEEGPMILVANHNSHLDTMVLISLFPLRLLPRLRPVAAADYFLSNRLMAWFSVSIIGIIPVVRGGGVADPLQGVSEAVARGDVVILFPEGSRGEPERLAEFKKGLWHLGKRHPEVPILPVFLHGLGKALPRGEALLVPFFCDVFVGETLAWTQDREAFMAALRSRMAELAEEGQLPPWE from the coding sequence ATGCTGCGCTGGTGCTTCTATGCCCTGCTGGTGCGGCCCCTCACCTGGATCGTGCTGGGCCTGAACGTCCGCCACCGCGAACGGCTGCCCGAGGAGGGGCCCATGATCCTGGTGGCCAACCACAACAGCCACCTCGACACCATGGTGCTCATCTCGCTGTTCCCGCTGAGGCTCCTTCCGCGCTTGAGGCCCGTGGCCGCGGCGGATTATTTTCTTTCAAACCGCCTCATGGCCTGGTTCTCCGTGAGCATCATCGGCATCATCCCCGTGGTCCGGGGAGGCGGCGTGGCGGATCCGCTCCAGGGCGTCTCGGAGGCGGTGGCCCGGGGAGATGTGGTGATCCTTTTCCCAGAAGGATCGAGGGGCGAACCTGAACGCTTGGCGGAGTTCAAGAAAGGCTTGTGGCACCTTGGCAAGCGCCACCCGGAGGTGCCCATCCTGCCGGTCTTCCTGCATGGGCTGGGGAAGGCCCTTCCGCGCGGAGAAGCCCTGCTGGTGCCATTCTTCTGCGATGTCTTCGTAGGCGAGACCCTGGCCTGGACCCAGGACCGGGAGGCTTTCATGGCGGCCCTGCGGAGCCGCATGGCAGAACTCGCGGAGGAGGGCCAGTTGCCCCCCTGGGAGTGA
- a CDS encoding NUDIX hydrolase — protein sequence MKLPLLPIPADPDPYEVLDRRQLYDSRWIRLREDRFRHRRGREGLYTVCGFQHSACGVLALDDEDRVVLVGQWRYPLERYSWEIPEGGGEAHESPFETIRREFAEETNLEADSWEPLAFFHPSNSSTDEEAFLFLATDLRASNGHHQAEDDEELAVHREPFGHCLQRVLAGEISDGLTAMALLSLQARRNGVPALLDQSLAERFFQAPGEHPSAGRARWNRLPEPGP from the coding sequence ATGAAGCTTCCCCTCCTGCCCATCCCCGCGGATCCGGATCCCTACGAGGTCCTGGATCGCAGGCAGCTTTACGATTCACGGTGGATCCGCCTGCGCGAGGACCGCTTCCGCCACCGCCGAGGGCGCGAAGGCCTCTACACGGTCTGCGGATTCCAGCATTCCGCCTGCGGAGTCCTGGCCCTGGATGATGAAGACCGGGTGGTGCTGGTGGGCCAATGGCGCTATCCGCTGGAGCGCTACAGTTGGGAGATTCCCGAGGGCGGCGGCGAGGCGCACGAGAGCCCCTTCGAGACCATCCGCCGCGAGTTCGCCGAAGAGACGAATCTCGAAGCGGATTCCTGGGAGCCCCTGGCATTCTTCCACCCCAGCAACTCCAGCACCGATGAGGAAGCCTTCCTGTTCCTCGCGACGGATCTGCGCGCGTCGAACGGGCACCACCAGGCGGAGGACGATGAAGAATTGGCCGTCCATCGCGAGCCCTTCGGACACTGCCTCCAGAGAGTGCTGGCCGGCGAGATCAGCGATGGCCTCACCGCCATGGCGCTGCTGAGCCTGCAGGCCCGCCGCAACGGCGTCCCTGCGCTCCTGGACCAAAGCCTGGCCGAGCGATTCTTCCAAGCCCCCGGCGAGCACCCCAGCGCAGGAAGGGCCCGCTGGAACCGCCTCCCGGAACCCGGCCCATGA
- a CDS encoding threonylcarbamoyl-AMP synthase yields MILTLHPENPQARQMQRIADLLLKDGVIAYPTDTLFGLGCLATRKKAVSRIQALKGRDQKKPMSILCADFEMLCRYTRHLDTPTFRLLKQMFPGPYTALLPASHAVPRYLESSGKGKAHPIVGLRIPDHRFCRELAKLLDEPIITTSCNLSGEATLNSAWEIEEELGHALDLVVDCGQPIGRGSTIVDLTGEEPVLVREGAGPWPI; encoded by the coding sequence ATGATCCTCACCCTCCACCCTGAAAACCCGCAGGCCCGGCAGATGCAGCGCATCGCGGACCTGCTGCTGAAAGACGGCGTCATCGCCTATCCGACGGACACGCTCTTCGGCCTCGGCTGCCTTGCGACCCGGAAAAAAGCCGTGAGCCGCATCCAGGCCCTCAAGGGCCGGGATCAAAAAAAACCGATGAGCATCCTGTGCGCGGATTTCGAAATGCTCTGCCGCTACACCCGCCACCTGGACACGCCCACGTTCCGGCTTCTGAAACAGATGTTCCCGGGTCCCTATACCGCCCTGCTGCCCGCGAGCCACGCGGTCCCCAGGTATCTGGAATCGAGCGGGAAAGGAAAAGCCCACCCCATCGTGGGGCTTCGCATCCCCGACCACCGGTTCTGCCGCGAACTCGCGAAGCTGCTCGACGAACCCATCATCACCACCAGCTGCAACCTCAGCGGCGAAGCCACACTCAACTCCGCCTGGGAGATCGAAGAGGAACTTGGGCATGCCCTGGACCTGGTGGTGGATTGCGGCCAGCCCATCGGCAGGGGCAGCACCATCGTGGACCTCACCGGAGAAGAACCCGTGCTGGTGCGCGAGGGCGCGGGACCCTGGCCTATTTGA
- a CDS encoding twin-arginine translocase TatA/TatE family subunit — translation MGNLGLTEMLLIGLGLLIFFGPSRLPELGKSLGKGIQEFKKASKELTDAVKEDVTAEKK, via the coding sequence ATGGGCAATCTCGGACTCACGGAAATGCTCCTCATCGGCCTCGGATTGCTGATCTTCTTCGGCCCCTCGCGGCTGCCCGAACTGGGCAAAAGCCTGGGCAAGGGCATCCAGGAGTTCAAGAAGGCCAGCAAAGAGCTGACGGATGCCGTGAAGGAAGACGTCACCGCCGAAAAGAAATAA